A DNA window from Hydra vulgaris chromosome 13, alternate assembly HydraT2T_AEP contains the following coding sequences:
- the LOC101237220 gene encoding cysteine-rich motor neuron 1 protein, protein MMHIFHGFLFLACAQLGLSLNCPQNCHSAFCVDRNKINSFCKSGVTIDSCGCCFVCAKKVDEICGGHLDVFGRCRTGLLCHSNNRFGSNFGTCIQPLNFENITRSVITRPVIVEIANEPTKKVIELERCKPKCSLSYCYLNPNAICSASENALKKRVCRGDCQHTSCSVCFIKKKMTCPKCLLNDFKCIENYAKCVRQNTHKRWSNKFKLDDNQNILCRVPDCPK, encoded by the exons ATGATGCACATTTTTCACGGATTTCTTTTTTTGGCGTGCGCTCAGTTAGGCTTATCGTTAAACTGCCCCCAAAATTGCCACTCTGCTTTTTGTGTTGATAGAAATAAGATCAACTCATTTTGTAAATCGGGAGTAACAATAGACTCTTGTGGTTGCTGCTTTGTTTGCGCAAAAAAAGTTGATGAGATTTGTGGTGGCCATCTCGATGTTTTTGGTAGGTGTAGAACTGGACTATTGTGCCACTCAAATAACCGTTTTGGAAGTAACTTCGGAACGTGCATTC aacctttaaattttgaaaatattacacGGTCTGTAATAACGCGACCTGTTATCGTAGAAATAGCTAATGAACCAACGAAAAAAGTAATAGAACTTGAAAGATGTAAGCCAAAATGCTCTCTAAGCTACTGTTATTTAAACCCCAATGCAATTTGTTCAGCaag tgaaaacGCTTTAAAAAAACGAGTATGCAGAGGAGATTGTCAACACACGTCATGCAgtgtatgttttataaaaaagaaaatgacatGTCCAAAATGTTTGTTGAATGATTTTAAATGCATTGAAAACTACGCAAAATGTGTTCGACAAAATACTCACAAAAGATGGTCTAACAAGTTTAAG cTTGATGATaaccaaaatattttgtgtCGCGTTCCCGATTgcccaaaataa